In the Piscinibacter sp. XHJ-5 genome, one interval contains:
- a CDS encoding DUF4178 domain-containing protein, with amino-acid sequence MATESPPQRSYRAACPNCGAPVDFRSPASAFAVCSFCKSTIVREGDALRRIGQSAELFDDHSPLQLGAGGTHQGAAFTLVGRLQYRYRDGTWNEWHALFDNGRSAWLSEDNGRYVMAFDAPLTQAPPRAESLQPGQQLVVEGQPYAVGSVTAARLIAAQGELPFAPHTERAFVVADLRSARGEVGTLDYSDAQAPKWSIGRSVAISELAMTGLADSAEKTLSARGIECPSCGASLEVKLATTQSIVCHQCHAVVDVSQGIGADLAHFAQDNGMEPQIPLGRIGTLTLTAKRPLPWQVVGYVERCDIPDSDEDEQTFWREYLLYHRTEGFAFLVDADDGWSWTAPITGTPQKAGDGMKHEGVTYRKLYDYTGQVTYVLGEFYWRLARHERTFNTDYIGTGNASKKRLNRERTGSGDTQEIVWSAGETLSADEVIAAFKLAPEQRAAMQRDAAPTTMQMSRLMKVAIIVFIVIVLLLMFRCSSGGGAADCSELRNTYGEASTEYRTCLANQRSGSRTGGGSYGGFSTGGGHK; translated from the coding sequence TTGGCCACCGAGTCGCCTCCTCAGCGCAGCTACCGCGCCGCGTGCCCGAACTGCGGCGCGCCGGTCGACTTCCGCTCGCCGGCGTCCGCCTTCGCCGTCTGCAGCTTCTGCAAGAGCACCATCGTCCGCGAGGGCGACGCACTGCGGCGCATCGGCCAGAGTGCCGAGCTGTTCGACGACCATTCGCCGCTGCAGCTGGGCGCCGGCGGCACGCACCAGGGCGCCGCCTTCACGCTGGTCGGTCGCCTGCAGTACCGCTACCGCGACGGCACCTGGAACGAGTGGCACGCGCTGTTCGACAACGGCCGCAGCGCCTGGCTGTCGGAGGACAACGGCCGCTACGTGATGGCCTTCGATGCGCCACTCACGCAGGCACCGCCGCGTGCCGAAAGCCTGCAGCCGGGGCAGCAGCTCGTCGTCGAAGGACAGCCCTACGCGGTCGGCTCGGTCACCGCCGCCAGACTGATCGCCGCGCAAGGCGAGCTGCCGTTCGCGCCGCACACCGAGCGCGCCTTCGTCGTCGCGGACCTGCGCAGCGCGCGCGGCGAGGTGGGCACGCTCGACTACAGCGATGCGCAGGCACCGAAGTGGTCCATCGGCCGCTCGGTGGCGATCAGCGAACTCGCGATGACCGGCCTGGCCGACAGCGCCGAGAAGACGCTGTCGGCGCGCGGCATCGAATGCCCGAGCTGCGGCGCGTCGCTGGAGGTGAAGCTCGCGACGACGCAATCCATCGTCTGCCACCAGTGCCACGCGGTGGTCGACGTGTCGCAAGGGATCGGCGCGGACCTGGCGCATTTCGCGCAGGACAACGGCATGGAGCCGCAGATCCCGCTCGGGCGCATCGGCACGCTCACGCTGACCGCGAAGCGGCCGCTGCCGTGGCAGGTGGTCGGGTACGTCGAGCGCTGCGACATCCCCGACAGCGACGAGGACGAGCAGACCTTCTGGCGCGAGTACCTGCTGTACCACCGCACCGAAGGCTTCGCCTTCCTCGTCGATGCCGACGACGGATGGAGCTGGACCGCGCCCATCACCGGCACGCCGCAGAAGGCCGGCGACGGCATGAAGCACGAGGGTGTGACCTATCGCAAGCTGTACGACTACACCGGCCAGGTCACCTACGTCCTGGGTGAGTTCTACTGGCGGCTGGCGCGTCACGAGCGCACCTTCAACACCGACTACATCGGCACCGGCAACGCATCGAAGAAGCGGCTCAACCGCGAGCGCACCGGCAGCGGCGACACGCAGGAGATCGTCTGGTCCGCCGGCGAGACCCTGAGCGCCGACGAGGTGATCGCCGCCTTCAAGCTCGCGCCCGAGCAGCGCGCGGCGATGCAGAGGGATGCCGCGCCGACGACGATGCAGATGTCGCGGCTGATGAAGGTGGCGATCATCGTCTTCATCGTCATCGTGCTGCTGCTGATGTTCCGCTGCAGCAGCGGCGGCGGCGCGGCCGACTGCAGCGAGCTGCGCAACACCTACGGCGAGGCGTCCACCGAATACCGCACCTGCCTGGCCAACCAGCGCAGCGGATCGCGCACCGGCGGCGGATCGTACGGCGGCTTTTCCACCGGCGGCGGGCACAAGTAG
- a CDS encoding DUF350 domain-containing protein: MGIEWLKPSVFFGSVLYALIGVFVFWVCFLIVDKVTPYNLWAEIVERKNTALAIVVGAMAIAIGIIVAAAIH, translated from the coding sequence ATGGGCATCGAATGGTTGAAACCCAGCGTCTTCTTCGGCTCGGTGCTGTACGCGCTGATCGGCGTCTTCGTGTTCTGGGTCTGCTTCCTGATCGTCGACAAGGTCACGCCGTACAACCTGTGGGCCGAGATCGTCGAGCGCAAGAACACGGCGCTGGCGATCGTCGTCGGGGCGATGGCGATCGCGATCGGCATCATCGTGGCGGCCGCCATCCACTAG
- a CDS encoding AEC family transporter — protein sequence MSTTVFLKLLAIFVIVGIGWVAGRLRWLGENDPARTLSNAAFYIFIPALLFRTTARVDFRTLPWATLAAFFVPVLLMLGLVYMWQRRWNRGRRLPAAAPSVRAISATFGNTLQIGVPMVTALFGEAGLAIHIALISLHALTLLTVLTALVELDLARERRRTGHAQTHLLHTLGQTARNTIIHPVVLPVLAGLVWNALLPPLPPIVDETLATMAEAVVPLCLVLIGMSLAYYGVRGAAKGAIALSVLKLLVLPAVVLVIGHWGMGLDGLALAVVVMAASLPVGSNALIFSQRYETLEAEATAAIVLSTFAFVLTAPFWLTVLNLLMSSG from the coding sequence ATGTCGACGACAGTCTTCCTGAAGCTGCTCGCCATCTTCGTCATCGTCGGCATCGGCTGGGTGGCCGGGCGGCTGCGCTGGCTGGGCGAAAACGACCCAGCGCGCACGCTGTCGAACGCCGCCTTCTACATCTTCATCCCGGCGTTGCTGTTTCGCACCACCGCGCGGGTCGACTTCCGCACGCTGCCCTGGGCCACGCTGGCCGCCTTCTTCGTGCCGGTGCTGCTGATGCTCGGCCTCGTGTACATGTGGCAGCGGCGCTGGAACCGCGGCCGCCGGCTCCCCGCGGCGGCGCCCAGTGTCCGGGCCATCTCGGCGACCTTCGGCAACACGCTGCAGATCGGCGTGCCGATGGTCACCGCGCTGTTCGGCGAAGCCGGACTGGCGATCCACATCGCGCTGATCAGCCTGCACGCGCTGACGCTGCTGACCGTGCTCACCGCGCTGGTCGAACTGGACCTGGCGCGCGAGCGTCGGCGCACCGGCCACGCGCAGACCCATCTGCTGCACACGCTCGGCCAGACGGCGCGCAACACCATCATCCATCCGGTGGTGCTGCCGGTCCTGGCCGGCCTGGTGTGGAACGCGCTGCTGCCCCCGTTGCCACCCATCGTCGACGAGACGCTCGCCACCATGGCCGAGGCGGTGGTGCCGCTGTGCCTGGTGCTGATCGGCATGTCGCTCGCCTACTACGGCGTGCGCGGCGCGGCCAAGGGCGCGATCGCGCTGTCGGTGCTCAAGCTGCTGGTGCTCCCCGCCGTGGTGCTCGTCATCGGACATTGGGGCATGGGGCTCGACGGCCTCGCACTGGCAGTGGTCGTGATGGCGGCATCGCTGCCGGTGGGCTCCAACGCGCTGATCTTCTCGCAGCGCTACGAGACGCTCGAGGCCGAAGCCACGGCTGCGATCGTCTTGTCGACCTTCGCGTTTGTACTGACGGCGCCGTTCTGGCTCACGGTATTGAACTTGCTGATGAGCTCCGGCTGA
- a CDS encoding SPFH domain-containing protein, translated as MALMDFIKKQFIDVLEWTESGDGTLAWRYPMAGNEIQYGASLTVRESQMAVFVNEGKVADVFAPGRYTLNTNTLPILTYLQNWDKLFQSPFKSDVYFFSTRQQIDQRWGTTQPVTIRDKDFGAVRLRAFGNYSYRIADPKLFYQQISGTRDIYTVGDLDGQLRALMLQHISDAVAGSGLAFLDLAANQVEFANQLRLATAPSFEVIGLKLEGVTLQNISLPEELQKILDQKIGMGMVGDMSKFMQYQTAQSMPKFAEGAGQGGVVGDAMGLGAGVALGQVMANQLNQGLQGAQPAAAPAAPAGVKPEEVMATIEKLADLKAKGILTQEEFDSKKAELLKKLV; from the coding sequence ATGGCGCTGATGGATTTCATCAAGAAACAGTTCATCGACGTTCTCGAGTGGACCGAGTCGGGCGACGGAACGCTGGCCTGGCGCTATCCGATGGCCGGCAACGAGATCCAGTACGGCGCCTCGCTCACGGTGCGCGAATCGCAGATGGCCGTCTTCGTCAACGAAGGCAAGGTGGCCGACGTCTTCGCCCCCGGGCGCTACACGCTGAACACCAACACGCTGCCCATCCTCACCTACCTGCAGAACTGGGACAAGCTGTTCCAGAGCCCGTTCAAGAGCGACGTCTATTTCTTCAGCACGCGCCAGCAGATCGACCAGCGCTGGGGCACGACGCAGCCGGTGACGATCCGCGACAAGGACTTCGGCGCGGTGCGCCTGCGCGCATTCGGCAACTACAGCTACCGCATCGCCGATCCCAAGCTCTTCTACCAGCAGATCTCCGGCACGCGCGACATCTACACGGTGGGCGACCTCGACGGGCAGCTGCGTGCGCTGATGCTGCAGCACATCTCCGACGCGGTGGCCGGCAGCGGGCTGGCCTTCCTGGATCTCGCGGCCAACCAGGTGGAGTTCGCCAACCAGCTGCGCCTGGCCACGGCGCCGTCGTTCGAGGTGATCGGCCTCAAGCTCGAAGGCGTCACGCTGCAGAACATCTCGCTGCCCGAGGAGCTGCAGAAGATCCTCGACCAGAAGATCGGCATGGGCATGGTCGGCGACATGAGCAAGTTCATGCAGTACCAGACGGCGCAGAGCATGCCCAAGTTCGCCGAGGGCGCTGGCCAGGGCGGCGTGGTCGGCGATGCCATGGGGCTTGGGGCCGGCGTCGCGCTGGGCCAGGTCATGGCCAACCAGCTCAACCAGGGGCTGCAGGGCGCGCAGCCCGCGGCCGCCCCGGCGGCGCCGGCCGGCGTGAAGCCCGAGGAGGTCATGGCGACCATCGAGAAGCTCGCCGACCTCAAGGCCAAGGGCATCCTGACCCAGGAGGAGTTCGATTCGAAGAAGGCCGAGCTGCTGAAGAAGCTGGTGTGA
- a CDS encoding ABC transporter substrate-binding protein, with translation MKTRGFTLQALVAGALLAAAGSALAAKTLVYCSEGSPEGFNPQFFTTGTTLDASSVPMFNRLVQFELGTTNVVPALAESWTASPDGLTYTFKLRKGVKFHSNDKFKPTRDFNADDVLFSYNRMADPNHPFHKTSPGQTYAYFEDMAVKDVVDRVEKVDPMTVRFVLKKPEAPFIANMAMDFASIHSAEYAEKMAAAKTPEVIDREPIGTGPFQFVSYQKDAVIRYKAFDQHWDGRPKIDNLVYAITTDASVRYAKLKAGECHVMAFPKPADVQLMKDDPNINLVQAPGLNVGYLAFNVEKKPFDNKLVRQALNMAVNKKAILDAVYQGAGQVAKNPIPPTLWSYNDKVTDYPYDVAKAKELMAKAGLAGGTEVELWYLPVTRPYNPDGKRMAELIQADWEKIGVKTKLLTFEWGEYRKRSKVGEQHSMMFGWSGDNGDPDNFFANLLSCPAVKGGGNVARWCSKEFDDLIQKAKAVPKQAERAAAYAKAQEIVKEEAPWITIAHSVRFDPVRKEVKGYKMDATAHHYFNKVDLTSTK, from the coding sequence ATGAAAACACGCGGCTTCACTCTTCAGGCGCTCGTCGCCGGTGCGCTGCTCGCAGCGGCTGGATCGGCCCTCGCCGCCAAGACGCTGGTCTACTGCTCCGAAGGCAGCCCAGAAGGCTTCAACCCGCAGTTCTTCACCACCGGCACCACCCTCGATGCCTCCTCGGTGCCCATGTTCAACCGGCTGGTGCAGTTCGAGCTCGGCACGACCAATGTGGTGCCCGCACTGGCCGAGAGCTGGACCGCCTCGCCCGACGGCCTGACCTACACCTTCAAGCTGCGCAAGGGCGTCAAGTTCCACAGCAACGACAAGTTCAAGCCGACGCGCGACTTCAACGCCGACGACGTGCTGTTCTCGTACAACCGGATGGCCGATCCGAACCATCCGTTCCACAAGACTTCGCCGGGCCAGACCTACGCGTATTTCGAGGACATGGCCGTGAAGGACGTCGTCGACCGCGTCGAGAAGGTCGACCCGATGACGGTGCGCTTCGTGCTGAAGAAGCCGGAAGCGCCGTTCATCGCGAACATGGCGATGGACTTCGCGTCCATCCACAGCGCCGAGTACGCCGAGAAGATGGCTGCGGCCAAGACGCCCGAGGTCATCGACCGCGAGCCCATCGGCACCGGCCCGTTCCAGTTCGTGAGCTATCAGAAGGACGCGGTGATCCGCTACAAGGCTTTCGACCAGCACTGGGACGGCCGCCCGAAGATCGACAACCTCGTCTATGCCATCACCACGGACGCGTCGGTGCGCTACGCGAAGCTGAAGGCCGGCGAGTGCCACGTGATGGCGTTCCCGAAGCCCGCCGACGTGCAGCTGATGAAGGACGATCCGAACATCAACCTCGTGCAGGCGCCGGGGCTGAACGTCGGCTACCTCGCCTTCAACGTCGAGAAGAAGCCGTTCGACAACAAGCTGGTGCGCCAGGCGCTGAACATGGCCGTCAACAAGAAGGCCATCCTGGACGCGGTGTACCAGGGCGCCGGCCAGGTCGCGAAGAACCCGATTCCCCCCACGCTCTGGTCGTACAACGACAAGGTCACCGACTATCCCTACGACGTCGCCAAGGCCAAGGAGCTGATGGCCAAGGCGGGCCTTGCCGGCGGCACCGAAGTGGAGCTGTGGTATTTGCCGGTGACGCGTCCGTACAACCCCGACGGCAAGCGCATGGCCGAGCTGATCCAGGCTGACTGGGAGAAGATCGGCGTCAAGACCAAGCTGCTGACCTTCGAGTGGGGCGAGTACCGCAAGCGCAGCAAGGTCGGCGAGCAGCATTCCATGATGTTCGGCTGGTCGGGCGACAACGGCGATCCCGACAACTTCTTCGCCAACCTGCTGAGCTGCCCGGCCGTCAAGGGCGGCGGCAATGTCGCGCGCTGGTGCAGCAAGGAGTTCGACGACCTGATCCAGAAGGCCAAGGCGGTGCCCAAGCAGGCCGAGCGCGCCGCCGCCTATGCCAAGGCGCAGGAGATCGTCAAGGAAGAGGCGCCGTGGATCACGATCGCCCACTCGGTGCGCTTCGACCCGGTGCGCAAGGAGGTCAAGGGCTACAAGATGGATGCCACCGCGCATCACTACTTCAACAAGGTCGACCTGACGTCGACCAAGTAG
- a CDS encoding serine/threonine-protein kinase produces the protein MKSLPRTDSPAPRAKTPSPIDTPSAPARDDALAPGSRLDEFRIDSVIGASGFGLVYLATDLGLQRRVAIKEYLPDTLAVRGDDGAQVRLRAGSHAEPFERGRRAFIEEAQLLARCDHPSLVHVLRHWESNGTVYRAMPYYPGTPLLKLRQSMDNPPDEASLRALLDGLLEPLAMLHEAGCIHREITPSKILLMPDDRPVLMDYGAARRAIVGDQARALMTLLAPSFAPLEQTQPAVNRPIGPWTDLYALASVVRYCISGQLPPPAALRTLPADEPIARLVARLQEADPTRHFSASFVAAIDAALSPRPEDRPQNVAEFRALLDDHPAAVDGEGEPEPVETGWGRITNDDEPTLEPEAPAPAPKVAPVAKVDVPLDLPARPAATAAPTFAPPAAARPASVRDTPVRDTPVRDTPVRDTPVRDTPVRDTPVRDTPLRSAPDDEGDTVPAFGYAAPPLDHGTYTNREDEPVFGESATQQEQAEGLNARPGDYRAIPPDAVLGFREAARRRRRRVAWSMALLLIGAVGAGLWYLDQQQRAVDAQSAFARAAKDDGLTANVPAVPRAPEAKPAQKPAPTPAPAVQTAPQPAAPSATAAAASAADVTLPQAPTAAVPAPSTQAPPAMPSTPAPVAPPPVEPAAVAPPVTTAAADTAATREAPAARPGTRNTVAGSGTRAPTARAAPPAKTSAAAPRTAQQAKGPRDLCGDRTQFSLYRCMQTQCAQTQWYQHPSCKRLRLRDEVD, from the coding sequence ATGAAATCCCTCCCACGGACCGATTCCCCGGCGCCCCGGGCCAAAACCCCTTCCCCCATCGACACTCCATCCGCACCCGCCCGCGACGACGCGCTTGCGCCCGGCTCGCGTCTCGACGAATTCCGCATCGACAGCGTCATCGGCGCCAGCGGGTTCGGACTGGTCTACCTGGCCACCGACCTCGGCTTGCAGCGCCGCGTGGCGATCAAGGAATACCTGCCCGACACGCTGGCCGTGCGCGGCGACGACGGCGCGCAGGTGCGGCTGCGCGCCGGCTCGCACGCCGAGCCCTTCGAGCGTGGACGCCGCGCCTTCATCGAGGAGGCCCAGTTGCTGGCGCGCTGCGACCACCCCTCTCTGGTGCACGTGCTGCGCCACTGGGAGAGCAACGGCACGGTGTACCGGGCCATGCCGTACTACCCGGGCACGCCGCTGCTGAAGCTTCGCCAGTCGATGGACAACCCGCCCGACGAGGCATCTCTGCGCGCACTGCTCGACGGCCTGCTGGAGCCGCTGGCGATGCTGCACGAGGCCGGCTGCATTCACCGCGAGATCACGCCGTCGAAGATCCTGCTGATGCCCGACGACCGGCCCGTGCTGATGGACTACGGCGCGGCGCGACGCGCCATCGTCGGCGACCAGGCGCGCGCCCTGATGACGCTGCTGGCGCCTTCGTTCGCCCCGCTCGAGCAGACCCAGCCCGCGGTGAACCGGCCCATCGGCCCGTGGACCGACCTGTACGCGCTGGCCTCGGTGGTGCGCTACTGCATCAGCGGGCAGCTTCCGCCGCCCGCCGCGCTGCGCACGTTGCCGGCCGACGAGCCGATTGCGCGCCTGGTGGCGCGCCTGCAGGAGGCCGACCCCACGCGGCACTTCAGCGCGTCCTTCGTCGCCGCCATCGATGCGGCCCTTTCGCCCCGCCCCGAAGACCGGCCGCAGAACGTTGCCGAGTTCCGCGCCCTGCTCGACGACCATCCTGCGGCTGTCGACGGCGAAGGCGAGCCCGAGCCGGTGGAGACCGGCTGGGGACGCATCACGAACGACGACGAGCCGACTCTCGAGCCCGAAGCGCCGGCGCCGGCGCCCAAGGTCGCTCCGGTGGCCAAGGTCGACGTCCCGCTCGATCTGCCGGCCCGGCCGGCGGCCACCGCTGCACCCACGTTCGCGCCACCGGCAGCCGCGCGCCCGGCGTCGGTGCGAGACACACCGGTGCGCGACACACCGGTGCGCGACACGCCGGTGCGAGACACACCGGTGCGAGACACGCCGGTACGGGACACACCGGTGCGCGACACCCCCCTGCGAAGCGCGCCGGACGACGAGGGCGACACGGTGCCGGCCTTCGGCTACGCCGCGCCGCCGCTCGACCACGGCACCTACACGAACCGCGAGGACGAGCCGGTCTTCGGCGAGTCGGCCACGCAGCAGGAGCAGGCCGAGGGGCTGAACGCGCGTCCCGGCGACTACCGCGCCATCCCGCCCGACGCGGTGCTCGGCTTTCGCGAAGCGGCGCGGCGGCGCCGCCGCCGGGTCGCCTGGAGCATGGCCCTGCTGCTGATCGGCGCGGTCGGCGCCGGCCTGTGGTACCTGGACCAGCAGCAGCGGGCGGTCGACGCCCAATCGGCGTTCGCCCGGGCCGCCAAGGACGATGGGCTCACGGCGAACGTGCCGGCCGTTCCGCGCGCACCGGAGGCGAAACCCGCGCAGAAGCCCGCACCGACGCCGGCCCCGGCCGTGCAGACGGCCCCGCAGCCGGCTGCGCCTTCCGCCACTGCCGCAGCAGCGTCGGCCGCCGACGTGACACTGCCCCAGGCCCCCACGGCCGCCGTGCCGGCACCGTCCACACAGGCCCCGCCCGCCATGCCGTCGACACCCGCACCGGTCGCTCCGCCACCGGTCGAGCCGGCCGCCGTGGCGCCGCCGGTCACCACCGCCGCGGCCGACACCGCCGCCACCCGGGAGGCGCCGGCCGCCAGGCCCGGCACGCGCAATACGGTGGCAGGCTCAGGCACCCGCGCCCCCACCGCGCGGGCCGCCCCGCCGGCCAAGACGTCGGCCGCCGCCCCGCGCACGGCGCAACAAGCCAAAGGCCCGCGCGACCTGTGCGGCGACCGAACGCAGTTCTCGCTGTACCGATGCATGCAGACGCAGTGCGCGCAGACGCAGTGGTACCAGCACCCGAGCTGCAAGCGGCTGCGCTTGCGCGACGAAGTCGATTGA
- a CDS encoding FAD-dependent monooxygenase codes for MSANPTLSLAVVGAGPVGLTLALHAARALPQARVTVFDARPAEKDVSGDPRTLALSLGSVQLLQRVGAWNADAAQRILEVHVSQQPPSLPAMLGGWLGEPEVRIRAIDEAVPMLGAVMSYGAIVAPLQAAWMAAAQAEPGRLGTRFGTPVTAIKPMASGVEVDAGIAERFDLAVVAEGGVFSDQVRKAVSHDYHQTAWVGTATLASARPGVAYERFTRQGPAALLPLKDGRAGLVWCVNSDDDPVAELSDIQRLAVLNTVFHPEVGPLAALSPLKRFPLGLNAERSLTEGRTVRIGNAAQTLHPVAGQGLNLGLRDAFELVRALSRSSDLDAVLRRLEWKRGPDRWAMIAATDFLARSFTWQLPGAGAARGLGMAALQALRPVKSALARQMMFGSR; via the coding sequence GTGAGCGCGAATCCGACACTGAGCTTGGCCGTCGTCGGCGCGGGACCCGTCGGACTGACGCTGGCGCTGCACGCGGCGCGGGCGCTGCCGCAGGCGCGCGTGACGGTGTTCGACGCCCGGCCGGCCGAGAAAGACGTGTCCGGCGATCCACGAACGCTGGCGCTGTCGCTGGGCAGCGTGCAGCTGCTGCAGCGCGTGGGCGCCTGGAACGCCGACGCGGCGCAGCGCATCCTCGAAGTGCACGTGTCGCAGCAGCCGCCGTCGCTGCCCGCCATGCTGGGCGGCTGGCTCGGCGAGCCCGAGGTGCGCATCCGCGCCATCGACGAGGCGGTGCCGATGCTGGGCGCGGTGATGAGCTATGGCGCCATCGTCGCGCCGCTGCAGGCGGCGTGGATGGCCGCCGCGCAGGCCGAGCCCGGGCGCCTGGGCACGCGCTTCGGCACGCCGGTGACGGCCATCAAGCCGATGGCCAGCGGCGTCGAGGTCGATGCGGGGATCGCCGAGCGCTTCGATCTGGCGGTGGTGGCCGAAGGCGGTGTGTTCTCCGACCAGGTGCGCAAGGCGGTCAGCCACGACTACCACCAGACTGCGTGGGTCGGCACCGCCACGCTGGCGTCGGCGCGCCCGGGAGTGGCCTACGAGCGCTTCACGCGCCAGGGGCCCGCCGCGCTGCTGCCGCTGAAGGACGGCCGAGCCGGACTGGTGTGGTGCGTCAACAGCGATGACGACCCGGTGGCCGAGCTCAGCGACATCCAGCGGCTGGCCGTGCTCAACACCGTGTTCCACCCCGAGGTCGGGCCCCTCGCCGCTCTGTCGCCGTTGAAGCGCTTTCCGCTCGGGCTGAACGCCGAGCGCAGCCTGACCGAAGGCCGCACCGTGCGCATCGGCAATGCGGCGCAGACCTTGCACCCGGTGGCCGGCCAGGGGTTGAACCTGGGCCTGCGCGATGCGTTCGAGCTGGTGCGCGCGCTGTCGCGCTCGAGCGACCTCGACGCCGTGCTGCGGCGGCTCGAATGGAAGCGCGGGCCGGATCGCTGGGCGATGATCGCCGCCACTGACTTTCTGGCGCGCAGCTTCACATGGCAGCTGCCGGGTGCGGGCGCGGCGCGCGGGCTGGGGATGGCGGCGCTGCAGGCGCTGCGGCCGGTGAAATCGGCGCTGGCGCGGCAGATGATGTTCGGCAGCCGGTAA
- a CDS encoding polyamine aminopropyltransferase produces the protein MSAVPAAAAEARIRPAEVALLASVFVVAACGLVYELAAGALASYLLGDSVLQFSTVIGAYLFAMGVGSYLSRFFERQLVAHFLRIELLVGLVGGLMPAALFALHTLAAPSFRFSLYALVLIVGTLVGLEIPLVMRILKRHFRERYALKHLVSQVLTFDYLGALAVSVAFPLLLVPQLGLIRTGVFFGLLNGGVALWALWLFRGELRRLRAHALACAATLALLLAAFAGADRVTSWAEDRFYGDHIVYSETSAYQRVVVTSSQAGVRLFLNGNLQFHSRDEYRYHEALVHPAMAAHGAVRRVLVLGGGDGMAVREVLKHPLVEQVTLVELDPHITRLFAEQPLLRKLNGDALRSGKLTIVNADAFTWLERSTALFDVVIVDFPDPTNFSIGKLYTTSFYQLVDEHLNAGGYAVVQTTSPLIARKSFWTVAATIEATGLTATPYHAHVPSFGEWGFIVASRRPYRAPAALPPGLRFLDADGLPALFRFPPDMARVPAEVNRLSNQVLVQTFEQEWGKVH, from the coding sequence ATGTCCGCCGTTCCCGCCGCGGCCGCCGAAGCCCGCATCCGCCCTGCCGAAGTGGCGCTGCTCGCGTCGGTGTTCGTCGTCGCGGCATGCGGGCTGGTCTACGAGCTCGCCGCCGGCGCGCTCGCGAGCTACCTGCTCGGCGATTCGGTGCTGCAGTTCTCCACCGTCATCGGCGCCTACCTTTTCGCGATGGGCGTCGGCTCGTACCTGTCGCGGTTCTTCGAGCGCCAGCTCGTCGCCCACTTCCTGCGCATCGAGCTTCTGGTGGGCCTGGTCGGAGGCCTGATGCCGGCGGCGCTGTTCGCGCTGCACACGCTCGCCGCGCCGTCGTTCCGCTTCTCGCTGTACGCGCTGGTGTTGATCGTCGGCACGCTGGTCGGGCTGGAGATCCCGCTGGTGATGCGCATCCTCAAGCGCCACTTCCGCGAGCGCTATGCGCTCAAGCACCTGGTGTCGCAGGTGCTGACCTTCGACTACCTGGGCGCGCTGGCGGTGTCGGTGGCATTCCCGCTGCTGCTGGTGCCGCAGCTGGGGCTGATTCGCACCGGCGTCTTCTTCGGCCTGCTCAACGGCGGCGTCGCGCTGTGGGCGCTCTGGCTGTTCCGCGGCGAGCTGCGGCGGCTGCGCGCGCACGCGCTCGCCTGCGCCGCCACGCTGGCTTTGCTGCTGGCGGCTTTCGCCGGCGCCGATCGCGTGACCAGCTGGGCCGAGGACCGTTTCTACGGCGATCACATCGTCTACAGCGAGACGAGCGCCTACCAGCGGGTGGTGGTCACCTCCAGCCAGGCCGGGGTGCGCCTCTTCCTCAACGGCAACCTGCAATTCCACTCGCGCGACGAATACCGCTACCACGAGGCGCTGGTGCACCCGGCGATGGCCGCGCACGGTGCGGTCCGGCGCGTGCTGGTGCTCGGCGGCGGCGACGGCATGGCGGTGCGCGAGGTGCTCAAGCACCCGCTCGTCGAGCAGGTCACGCTGGTGGAGCTGGATCCGCACATCACGCGGCTGTTCGCCGAGCAGCCGCTGCTGCGCAAGCTCAACGGCGATGCGCTGCGCTCGGGCAAGCTCACCATCGTGAACGCCGACGCGTTCACCTGGCTCGAACGCAGCACGGCGCTGTTCGACGTCGTCATCGTCGATTTCCCCGATCCGACCAACTTCTCGATCGGCAAGCTGTACACCACCAGCTTCTACCAGCTGGTGGACGAGCACCTGAACGCCGGCGGCTATGCCGTCGTGCAGACCACGTCGCCGCTGATCGCGCGAAAGAGCTTCTGGACGGTGGCCGCCACGATCGAGGCGACGGGTCTGACGGCCACGCCGTACCACGCGCACGTGCCGAGCTTCGGCGAGTGGGGCTTCATCGTCGCGAGCCGCCGGCCGTATCGCGCGCCGGCGGCGCTGCCGCCCGGGCTGCGCTTCCTGGATGCGGACGGGTTGCCGGCGCTGTTCCGCTTCCCACCCGACATGGCGCGCGTGCCGGCCGAGGTGAACCGCCTGTCGAACCAGGTGCTGGTGCAGACCTTCGAGCAAGAGTGGGGCAAGGTTCACTGA